In the Candidatus Thermoplasmatota archaeon genome, CCAAGGTGAAGGGCGGGAAGAACCTGAAGGCTGCCGTCCACTACGGCTGCCACTTCCTGAAGCCCAGCAACATCAAGAAGATAGATGATGCTGAGAGGCCCCACGTGTTCGACGACATCGTCGAGGCTGCCGGCATGACAAGCGTCGTGTACAAGGACAAGGGCATGTGCTGTGGCGCAGGCGGCGGCGTGAGGGCGAGAACGCCTGATGTCGCGCTCAAGATGACCGCAGAGAACCTGAAGAACATGACGACGGCGGGCGTGGACGTGATCGTGGACTGCTGCCCGTTCTGCCACCTGCAGTACGATGCTGGTCAAGTGGCCCTTAAGGAGTACAAGATACCGGTCCTGCACCTGTCGCAACTTCTGGGCCTTGCGTTCGGACTCGAGAAGGAGAAGCTCGGGCTCGAAGTGCACCAGATCAAGGTGAACCTCTAGTCTCTCGGACGGTCAGAGGATGCATGTTGCCAGGCTCGTCGCGATAACTGAGTGGAGGAACGTGCCCTCCGAGATGCGCCCATTCGTGGAGTTCAAGGCCGCCGTCGAGGAGAGGCAGCTGGACGAGAAGGACCTCGTGGCCATCCTGAACATAGACACGACGACGTGCTACATTCCTGTATTCCTAAGGGACCCGCACACCATGGCGGAGATCGAGAAGGACCTCGAGAATCAGGACGCGAAGCTAACACCAGACACAAAGGAAGTCCTGGCAAAGCATGTGAAGAAGTAATGCGCTCGCGGCCTCGGCTCTGGCTGAGTACCGAAAAAGTTCATTACCATCGGAGCGTTTCTCTGTCTTGAGAAGACCGGACAGGCAAATAGGGGGCGCAGCATGGACAAGGAATTGTACAAGTGCTTCGAATGCGGCAAGTTCTTCGAGGATGAGCAGGCCGCTATCAAGTGCCACGATGCGCCCATTCAGAAGATCCTCAAGAAGGACACGACCAAGAAACCGAAGTTCCTTGGGGCGTAGGTCCAAAACATACTACCGGAAGATCACAATCCGGCCACCGGGCATCATCAGGGGCAGAGCTATGATTATCGACGAGCTGCACAAGCAGATCGACAAGGACTGGAGCAAGCACCTCAGCGAGACGAGGAAACTATTGAGGATACCTAGCGTGTCCCAGTCCGGGAAAGGAATCCAGGAATGCGCGGACAAGGTCGAGCAGATGGTCGCCGACCTGGGCGCAAAGCACGGGCAGTTCAGGGCGCTCAAGGAGAGCCATCCGCTGGTCCATGGGTTCTTGGATGTAGGAGCCGACAGGACTGGACTGATCTACGGCATGTACGATGTCCAGCCCGTGGG is a window encoding:
- a CDS encoding DUF749 family protein, producing MHVARLVAITEWRNVPSEMRPFVEFKAAVEERQLDEKDLVAILNIDTTTCYIPVFLRDPHTMAEIEKDLENQDAKLTPDTKEVLAKHVKK
- the hdrB gene encoding CoB--CoM heterodisulfide reductase subunit B, which gives rise to MAKYAFFLGCIMPLRYPGIESASREVFKSLGVELVDMKGASCCPAPGVMRSFDQNYWMTVAARNLAIAEKMNVDGVMTICNGCFDTLFEIAHKLNHDPEARKKINKTLKEATGMEYNGTVQVRHFVELLYRDVGLEAIKSKVKGGKNLKAAVHYGCHFLKPSNIKKIDDAERPHVFDDIVEAAGMTSVVYKDKGMCCGAGGGVRARTPDVALKMTAENLKNMTTAGVDVIVDCCPFCHLQYDAGQVALKEYKIPVLHLSQLLGLAFGLEKEKLGLEVHQIKVNL